A window from Dysidea avara chromosome 2, odDysAvar1.4, whole genome shotgun sequence encodes these proteins:
- the LOC136246880 gene encoding uncharacterized protein, whose product MLKQQMKEKGNPAGIKLTNVPRELSTLVRDVYKKMVDEEECEWNYAVSFDDQSNKDVNSSITRNVKAVAQDSQYDVSLIKRAARTYFKSRKSAHQRVQRGKQQSTSKAARRRQRKHNKAHARLKALNLSKSIDAERKEEIRAVLTVDFMSSDESEVDSVSTEHPDSSGSEDDREQQSSKKKLIRKKLSWRSQELQSVFDSLDRKLERRRSDRAKAMCLEIKVEGVSDRRQPDNAPEWAIELFS is encoded by the exons ATGTTAAAGCAGCAGATGAAGGAAAAAGGGAATCCTGCTGGTATTAAGCTCACAAATGTACCCCGAGAACTTAGT ACTCTTGTTCGAGATGTATATAAGAAAATGGTGGACGAAGAAGAATGTGAATGGAATTATGCAGTCAG CTTTGATGATCAGTCCAATAAGGATGTAAACAGCTCAATAACCCGCAATGTCAAGGCAGTTGCTCAGGATTCCCAGTATGATGTTTCGTTAATAAAAC GTGCTGCTAGGACATATTTTAAGTCACGAAAGAGTGCCCATCAAAGGGTACAAAGGGGCAAACAGCAATCTACATCTAAAGCTGCCCGTAGGCGTCAAAGAAAACATAAT AAAGCACATGCAAGGCTGAAGGCTTTAAATCTGTCAAAGTCGATAGATGCTGAAAGAAAAGAGGAAATAAGAGCCGTTCTTACAGTGGATTTTATGTCATCGGATGAATCTGAAGTAGATAGTGTTTCTACTGAGCATCCGGACAGCAGTGGCAGCGAGGATGATCGTGAACAGCAATCCAGTAAAAAGAAACTAATTAGAAAAAAGCTATCATGGAGATCCCAAGAGTTGCAATCTGTCTTTGATAGCCTTGACAGAAAGTTAGAGCGTAGACGATCTGATCGTGCTAAGGCTATGTGCCTTGAGATTAAGGTGGAGGGTGTATCTGACAGGAGACAACCAGACAATGCCCCAGAATGGGCAATCGAACTGTTCTCATGA
- the LOC136247932 gene encoding uncharacterized protein F58A4.1-like, whose translation MARRSSPERTPIFSFSDTPERNRHPSRSVNPRDALRRIVDSSESPASTSSTSRAVSANGGIFRPTTSTSSNCTRNGTPPSTSRATTSTPISTPRSTPGLHSHGISDNDPISDSGDIDVSQAIKRSPRTAKKAAIVIS comes from the exons ATGGCAAGAAGAAGCTCGCCGGAAAGAACGCCAATCTTCTCTTTTAGTGATACACCCGAGAGAAACCGTCATCCGTCAAGAAGTGTAAACCCTAGGGACGCGTTACGGAGAATCGTGGATAGCTCCGAGTCACCTGCTTCGACTTCAAGCACCAGCCGCGCCGTTTCTGCTAATGGAGGAATATTTCGGCCAACTACCAGCACTAGTAGTAACTGCACAAGAAACGGGACACCTCCATCAACATCTCGAGCAACTACATCCACACCAATATCCACACCAAGATCCACACCTGGTCTTCACTCTCATGGAATAAGTGATAACGATCCAATTTCAGACTCAGG GGACATCGATGTTTCACAGGCAATAAAAAGATCTCCAAGAACGGCAAAAAAAGCTGCAATCGTCATCAGCTAG
- the LOC136246879 gene encoding uncharacterized protein, with protein sequence MATFPRKRTRHCGHCDQDVSHRVYKRHKEQYYDFNNRTWTQRKQRQFDDGHDEVVLNDVIGAGSSAEATDWNDYSDIDCSCCEDHQNASVHEAGTDEIVEEHWDVSSESIDRDFNVCEEDITKEDTHLWRNNVDPQPPETNRIGLLLLSFLLLWTSFYGISAAALNHLVQFLHSIFSLLAPLSPPIAALLDIFPSSLYKLKKMFDLSTDPLEKYVICPQCSSLYTQKECLQKSLSGIISAKPCNHIEFRNHPFSSCRNPCGHTLLKEVITKTGKKFYPIKSYCYYPLAKSISSVLSQHNLMDQCEHWRSRNISENNFADIYDGRVWKEFMNYVGKPFLSRPYNLGLMLNCDWFQPFDLSTYSVGVFYLVILNLPRTIRFKPENILIAGIIPGPGEPSYNEINSYLRPLVKELNFLWTDGFTMMHNDKSVVVRAALLATVCDVPATAKIGGFVGHMSKHACWKCSKEFPYNKTLNRVDFSGIELGHLREHSQHKRNALKAKDATTPSERNHLELESGSRFTELFHLPYYDCNRFAIIDPMHNLLLGTPKRILHKEWLKNGLINNKALEEIQEIVHNCTVPSGVGRIPSKISSNFSKLTADEWKNWTLLFSPLVLHNYLPQDHLDCWQSYISACEIYCSSTLTLDDIDRAEELMKCFFTSAELLYGAPFLTINTHLHLHLPDIFKDYGPCYGYWLFSFERYNGILGKYHTNQLSVEVQLMRRFIENAHIRNIARPYALSPEHCSIFKTLLGATSSGSASDTVFGQTIYPVVAGDFTDFSSLQTGTIEFLSPFILYHFDRTEIFNLRRCYQKFIPDVDVLEIPQLCRTYKKAMWFTQYLKSSKYPKEVQTCILAHWVGRDGQIIDAAAGDLSSCGRIEYFFSQRLLLTNGQYTETRMACVKWFQQHDLRHVLMKPAQLWHENSFKAFGPASFIPMEKVLEICVSISLSVDSEMVIAVNPLRKKIFL encoded by the exons ATGGCGACGTTTCCTAGGAAACGAACACGGCATTGTGGCCATTGTGATCAAGACGTTAGCCATCGTGTTTACAAGAGGCATAAAGAGCAATATTATGATTTTAATAATCGCACTTGGACACAACGCAAACAGAGACAGTTTGATGATGGTCACGATGAAGTCGTGCTGAATGACGTCATTGGAGCAGGTTCGAGTGCAG AGGCTACAGACTGGAATGATTACAGTGATATTGATTGCTCGTGCTGTGAAGATCATCAGAATGCTTCTGTTCATGAAGCAGGTACAGATGAAATAGTTGAGGAGCATTGGGATGTCTCTAGTGAAAGTATAGATAGAGATTTTAATGTTTGTGAAGAAGATATAACTAAAGAAGATACCCACTTATGGAGGAATAATGTTGACCCGCAGCCACCTGAAACTAACAGAATTGGGTTGTTGCTTTTATCTTTTCTACTTTTATGGACGTCATTTTATGGAATTTCAGCAGCAGCTCTAAACCATCTAGTTCAATTTCTACATTCTATTTTCTCCCTGCTAGCTCCTCTTTCACCACCTATAGCTGCATTGTTGGATATTTTTCCTAGCTCTCTATACAAATTAAAGAAAATGTTTGATCTGTCAACTGATCCACTTGAGAAATATGTAATCTGTCCTCAATGTAGTTCTTTGTATACTCAAAAAGAATGTTTACAAAAAAGCCTAAGTGGCATTATAAGTGCTAAGCCCTGTAATCACATTGAATTCAGAAATCACCCATTTTCATCTTGCAGGAATCCTTGTGGTCACACACTCTTAAAAGAAGTGATTACTAAAACTGGTAAAAAGTTTTATCCAATCAagagttattgttattatcctCTTGCGAAAAGCATATCATCTGTTTTAAGCCAACACAACTTAATGGATCAATGTGAACACTGGAGATCTCGCAATATTTCAGAAAacaattttgcagatatttATGATGGGAGAGTATGGAAAGAGTTTATGAATTATGTTGGCAAGCCATTTCTTTCCAGACCATACAATCTAGGATTGATGCTTAACTGTGATTGGTTCCAACCCTTTGATTTAAGTACTTACAGCGTTGGAGTCTTTTACTTGGTAATTTTAAACCTTCCACGTACCATCCGATTTAAACCTGaaaatattttgattgcagGAATAATTCCTGGACCTGGAGAACCTAGTTACAATGAAATAAACTCATATTTAAGACCCCTTGTTAAAGAACTTAACTTTCTATGGACTGATGGGTTCACGATGATGCACAATGATAAGTCAGTAGTTGTTCGAGCTGCTCTGTTGGCTACTGTGTGTGATGTACCTGCAACTGCAAAGATTGGAGGATTTGTAGGTCATATGTCCAAACACGCTTGCTGGAAATGTTCAAAAGAATTTCCATACAATAAAACACTAAACCGTGTTGATTTTTCAGGAATTGAATTAGGACATCTACGAGAGCACTCTCAGCACAAAAGAAATGCATTGAAGGCAAAAGATGCTACAACTCCTTCTGAACGTAATCATCTAGAACTGGAAAGCGGAAGTCGGTTTACAGAGTTGTTTCATCTCCCATATTATGACTGTAATAGGTTTGCAATCATTGATCCGATGCATAATTTACTATTAGGAACTCCCAAGAGAATTCTTCATAAGGAGTGGTTAAAAAATGGATTGATTAACAATAAAGCACTAGAGGAAATACAGGAGATAGTCCATAACTGCACAGTACCTAGTGGTGTTGGTAGAATTCCTTCCAAAATCTCATCAAACTTTAGTAAATTGACTGCAGATGAATGGAAAAACTGGACTTTGTTGTTTTCTCCACTTGTGTTGCATAATTATCTACCTCAAGATCACCTAGATTGTTGGCAATCATACATTTCTGCTTGTGAGATTTATTGCTCTTCAACACTAACATTAGATGACATCGACAGAGCAGAAGAGTTGATGAAATGCTTTTTCACATCAGCTGAATTGCTCTATGGTGCCCCCTTTTTAACAATAAACACTCATTTACATTTACATCTCCCTGACATTTTTAAAGACTATGGCCCATGCTACGGATACTGGCTATTTAGCTTTGAACGCTATAATGGCATTTTGGGAAAGTATCATACCAATCAACTTTCTGTTGAAGTTCAATTAATGCGTAGGTTTATCGAGAATGCACACATTAGAAACATTGCTAGACCTTACGCACTATCTCCAGAGCATTGTTCTATTTTCAAAACCTTGCTAGGTGCCACAAGTAGTGGTTCTGCATCGGACACTGTGTTTGGCCAAACAATTTATCCAGTGGTAGCTGGTGATTTTACTGATTTTTCTTCATTGCAAACTGGCACGATTGAATTTTTGTCACCTTTTATATTATACCATTTTGATCGTACTGAGATTTTCAACTTGAGAAGATGCTACCAGAAATTTATTCCAGATGTAGATGTGCTAGAAATTCCACAACTTTGTCGCACATACAAAAAGGCAATGTGGTTTACCCAATATCTAAAAAGCTCCAAGTATCCTAAGGAAGTACAAACTTGCATTTTAGCTCACTGGGTAGGGAGAGATGGACAGATAATTGATGCAGCTGCTGGTGACTTATCATCTTGTGGTAGAATAGAATATTTTTTCAGCCAGCGGCTATTGCTTACCAATGGCCAGTACACTGAGACAAGAATGGCCTGTGTAAAGTGGTTTCAACAACATGATCTTAGGCACGTCTTAATGAAACCAGCTCAACTTTGGCATGAAAATTCCTTTAAGGCATTCGGTCCTGCATCATTTATTCCAATGGAGAAAGTACTGGAAATCTGTGTCTCTATAAGCTTATCTGTAGATTCAGAAATGGTAATTGCTGTAAATCCTTTGAGAAAAAAAATCTTTCtataa